The sequence tcaagtccataagaattcttattgccatagctgcttggtatgactatgagatatggcaaatggatgtgaagactgcatttcttaatggaaatattaaggaagagatctatatgacgcagcctgagggatacacatccatgggaagcgagcataaggtatgcaagcttcagatatcaatctatggtctcaaacaagcatcaaaaagttggaaccagaaatttgatgaaacaataaaggattttggtttcatcaagaacccggaggaaccgtgcgtgtacaagaaagtagttaaggatgctgtgacattcttagtactttatgttgatgacatcctactcattgggaatgatgtagggatgttgcagtcaacaaagatatggttatcaggtagattctcgatgaaggatttgggtgaggcatcctatattctagggatacagatctatagagatagatctaagagaatgataggactcactcaatcaacttacatcgaaaccatattgaaaaggttttcaatggatgggtccaagagaggacatctacctatgtgccatggagtttttctatccaagtccatgtgtcccaagactgatgaagagatagagaaaatgacacatgtaccatatgcgtcagccataggtagtatcatgtatgagatgatatctaccagaccggatgtagcatttgctctgagtgtcacgagcatatatcaagccaatcctggtcaaatgcattggaaagccgtgaaggacattcttaagtacttacgaaggactaagaatatgttcatggtatatggaggaagagaactgaaattggaaggctataccgactctagcttccaaagtgacgtggatgactcgaagtcaacctctggatttgtattcatgctcaatggcggtgctgtctcttggaagagttccaagcaggacaccacagcggattccaccactgaggcagaatacattgcggcatcagctgctgctaaagaggccgtttggatgaggaatttcgtccaagagttgggcgttattcctgaagttgttggtccagtcccggtgtactgtgacaacacgggtgccgttgctcaggcaaaggaaccaaggtctcatcaaagatccaaacacgtactgaggaaataccacatcatccgggagatcgtggaaagaggagacatcactgtcgagagagtggcctctgcagacaatatcgctgatccacttactaagcccttgccaggaccattatttgacaaacattgcgaagcaatgggactgcgtagtatgactagttggctttagggcaagtgggagattgaaagtgtgggtgcccggtgagccaacttgtggctaagggcttttatgactctatgtataaacaatcttttgtttaatataatttacacttttataatggcatttactttatcttttatcatattattatgttgtgacatattataagatgtttagatgaagaccttgaatatactatagtgtatgtaagatgtggtggcacatggggatggctatcatgaaacacatcttatagtcactgtatattctaaacagttcctagtcgattgagccgtccgttaataaggataaggatcgctcgagattgagactagcatttgcgatgccgagtaccacgtttcattggtatggaacatagagatgttcaaagcatgcaaatggatattcatacgatgaatgattgaactaccctatccggactttccaagtggttatcacttatcgagtggataaagtccgcggttttggttgtacaccattagtccttactacttgaaacatcattgagactctatatgctagtactgtactttgactcgtttaccgactctattggggtcatcaggtgtcgggattgggtacagttacgacacatataggagtcgatgctttgttgtcaaggattcaccacatacttgctagtgtggatatcctatgcaatctgaggagatattagtgtgacgaatctctggccagagtacatgatgtgttttaagaaatggttttttagtagcacatgcgatgtcactatttgatcttcaagatgaattgcatagttatcgaatctcgaacgactctcgatttaccaatggttgttgattcgatagggatatatggatgaagggaccgtactgtacgctaaccaaaatctattggttcttgcaggcactatcagtgatacctagggaatcatggggcgatgttgctaggcgctcttaccatgattcgatgggcaagtcggaaattgttgttccgagtcacaaggagttgtgagctcacggctagctgtatccctgaaccattgagggtcacacaagtaatggatttttaatccccgttgagatagttaaatttaaagagttaaatttaatgaacaaagaagtaggacttcttatatcagagtagaagagtaagatttcctaaaatgacatagggatgggcatttttggaaatcactgaattcggattcagaaaaatttatcttgactttaaaaggtgcagaaatggtttatgtgcacattggtgaaattggtttatcaatctgagtcacgatgaattttatattaatttctgaacatgcaggctttgcttgtcaggcttgaacttatgactaatgggccctaagctgttagcagcccacattataaataagttattgcagtacagaaattacataacagaggtcacaaaaaattttcgaaaaccctagctgtgtttttttaagtggccgccgcccccctctcctctctctgctcgtaaaaattccagcctgtgaattttgaatttgcagtctggtttaatggatcaaattcgttaattctcttcgtagaaacttctgatagattttctagtgcaatctatcagagggattaaaattctgttcatggacctgattgaagaattgttcgtccatcagttcctgggatatacaacaagagctgagtaatctgttggtgtccataatctcgtttcgagatttcaaggtaaaaatttaattgttatttaatttttacacgcacaatttaatcgtaaagttttgatacccatgatatggaatcgttccatataaaattttaaaacttccgctgcaccgggtatcaatttcaATTGATCTaaacaccgttctccaacaaagaATCCTTACCATTTCGTCTCAATCATCTGATACAATTGGTCGAAATCTATTAAATCTCTGAAATCAAACCACTACAACTCTGTACTTAGTCAGAATACCAATCTaatatacagtcaaaatcattTAATCCCAAGTACAATTCAGTCATCCATCTAGAAACTATTCTCACATTCAATAGCATTTTCTTCCCATTCAAAGTCGGTGGCTTTAAGTattgaaatcttttaagcaACACCTCCATTGGTGTAGGAGCAACATACATAGGCTCAATGGCGGCACTGCCTTGCTCAGTCTGAGGGACTTCATCTGTCGAAGGCTTATTTCTTGTTCTACTAAGAGGCATAGATAATATACAAGAGATCAACACATATATAATCAAGATATCATAATCATCATCTCAAATTCGATCATCTTGTGCTCATCATGCTCAATAGTGCTCAATTTCTTATCAAGAATCGCTCTGATTCACTTTTCAAATATTACATGCTTTACAAATAATTTGAATAAGCAAGTAGGCATATAATCTTAAagcaataaagcatgctcgcagaGAATTCATTTAATCAAGCAATGAAATCAATTTCatgtgaaaaaaataaaatcaagcgaactcgatctaccccgctcacaaACTTCTAACTCAATCCAAGacacttatcgctctgatactaCTTAATGTGGAGTCCCCGGGTTCAATCTACAAAACGACAAGCAACTAAACCAggaaatgaagaaaaaaattttaaagggGGAGGAATATCTCTCAATTGATTGGTCAATTGACTAAGTCAATTCCAGATTCGCAATTTAGTCCCTGGTCAAACTTAACAACTTCAATTCAGTCCCTAAATTTTTGAAGCTCgaaatttaaatccaaaataccataaatttttaaattaaatatttctgggATATTATAGCTTCGCTAAAATCCTGGAAGGGCCCTTATATTTCTCTCCCTCAAGTATATGGCTAGAAATGCTCCGAATACACGAGAATAAGAGAGAAGGTTCGAATGGTGCATTTGAAAATGACTGTCGGATGACCTATTTATACACGGATTTCGGACGCTCCGATTTCCACTTCGGACGTTCTGAACTCTGCATGCAGTGACGTGTCTATTGCATCTTGAAACCTCAATGGACATCtgcgttcggagcttccgaagatcagTGCTTTCGATCTTCACGTGTCTCGGTGCACTCTTGACACCTCACAGTCTGCATGGTCTAACTTTGATCCGACGTTCCGATCTTTTTTCGGATGCTCCAAACTCATCCCCTGCTTCCGAACTAcacttcggaagttccgaattCTTCGGTGGTTCATAAGTCTTTTTCTTTGATTCCGATCTCATTTAACCACTCGATTTGCTTAATTAATGACCTCTTAATCTTGGCGTATCTTTTAATATCTTAAAACGGAGTTAAGGTTACTGCATCAACGACACATATTATTATTTGTGTTATTCTTGAgaattgaataaaatttatGGAACCCAGTTGTTATATATACACACGTGAGATTTTCTAACTAATACTTAcgttaataattaaatttacgGAATGATCATCTCCAGCACATTTTTGCAATCTTTAAGACTAATAATCAGAAACTCTAAAACAACTCAAACTGAACCGAAAAATATGTCAAACATATAAAACTGAACGAACTATATGTTATAAACTCAAGACGTGTTccatcccaaaaaaaaaaaacttatgtaataaataacataatatcaTGGTTTATAAGCTACCCTATGTTAATTTTAATATTGGATGTCTCGATTTTGACCTTATAGTCTAATTTATTGTCCGTAAAAGATGGAAGGGCCCAGCCATTTGGGTCTCGGCGGTGGACCTACCACGACGAAAAGCCGCCGGGAGAAAAGTCAGCATGCGTAATTAGGCGATCACATCTTACGTGTTGCTTGTTGTGTGGGTGTGgcgaagtttttttttaaaaaaaaaatttaaataaaccaaatttatttattcatcaCCCACCTACTTTTCTAGCTAAACCTATTTAAGTcctactttattttattttaattttagcttaaacttttattattattttataaatttaaatttaaatattttaacaaatttgaaaaaccTCAACttactgaaatattgtttaatagttattttttatgataaaaagAGTTATGGTATTTATACCTGattcttttgaattttgtgtagttatgtattttttttataaaaaaaatattgaccCCGAATGAGACCTcatcccacatgagtcagaggctcattggctcatgcgaagattaaatcgagggatgtgcacgagtgATAGGGATCTGAGGGAGGGATCAACATGGccaacccccagagcatacccccacaatatttcagcaggaaatatgctccacacgaggatcgaacccgcaacacTGGAGAATTTCTTCTCACGTCACCTCAGACCTTACCAACTCGTCTATGTCCCTATGATCAATATATGTTTTTTAATCTGTTGATTGAGTTGATATTATGTTTAGCTAATAAGTAAAACGTTTTATTTTACACTTAGTCTCATACTAGATacactaaaaattttaaaacctgAAACATAAACCTGAAACATGACCTTAACATCTGGTCACACTTTTAGAACCTTAATTATAACTATGTTATACAAATTGTAATTTATATTTCTCACAAAAAATTGTAATATATATGCTAAGACGCTTTCAAAAGGTATTTGAGTTTGTAGAATAAGTGACTAGTATGCTAGTGGTCAGAAAATTTACATATTAAGAGTGCATTTGGATTAAGAtgtaaaaagaaaaaatatatatttttttaaaaaaagttttttttttgttgcaaATGTATTTGGATAGATTTGCAGTacttttaaaaatacttaattaagccacaataattgtttttttaaaaactcatATTTATAACTTTTTGAATGCTTTTTTAGTActcaacttaaaaaaaaatactttcaaTCTATTTATTCAAATACAAAATTACATGCTTTTACttaaaaaattacttttaaaaaCCAACTTAACATATGCAAACTGAATCTAAGGTTGCCGTTGATGATTCGTTCCACGTGTAGTTAGATCAATTCCATTACTGCTTTTAAATGCTTGATCATGCCACTTTAAAGGagtaatataataattatgGATAAAAAATGACccaattttaaaaatcaaaattttccacTGGCCATATTTCCACTAATAATATTTCAAATGTAATAACGGCACATAATATTTTATGTGTGACGTGTGCACGTCATTATGAATTGTAAATGATATTCATTGAATTGGAATCACAAAAATCAAGTGCAATCCTCTCCTACACTCCCTCCTACACTCCCTCCTACATGTTTAATTTAGGTAAATAAATATGCTATACAATCTATTAATTGATTTATCAATTAATATCTCTTTCACATCTTAcctttattaaaataaaataatatttagtatttatggaaatattaaaatataataaaaaatttacttttaaataaattttattttaattaaataatattcaaTATATTGTAATAATATCTATTTTTTAATATCCATATTTTTAtacgtgtgtgtatatatatgtattatattaaaacattgatttaaaaaataattaaacattgatatttaaattcaaatatagaaaaataattataatataataaataatatttaattatgaatatcaatatttttattcttcaatttaaaCGTTAAATAATCTTTTTCCATAAAATCTCAACCTCTTGTACAATTATTGAAATATGTTATTCAATTATAAAGCAAAGCAAAacattatatgtattttttggtTTACAAAAAATCAAGCAAGTCTTTCTTTTTGAAGTAAAATAACGTCTCAAGAAGTTGTTGCTACTACTTGTTGTCATTAAGGTACATTGTTTATCTAAccctttttttttcttaaaattcaTCGCAAATACTCGTGctaagtttttttttcaactcttttttatGTAATTGTATAATagatacttatatatatatgtgtgtgtgtgtgtgcaatTTTCTTCCTAATATATCAACATTGAATGATTGAATATTATGTGAGATACTTTTGATAATTGAAATAAAAGTTTCGAATATTTTACTGAAAATCGGAAGtttatttgataatttttttaatttatttgttagttTTAGATatatagtatttatttattatttatctttaatttttatttttaattataataataaaggTAGTATAATTATGAACTAAAAATATAAGTAGATGATATTTCTATTAAATATAATTGTGCAGGAGTAATGGATAGAGATTCTATCGTGAAAGACAATCTTACATTTCGTAGGTTGGACTTTgatcaagaaaataatatattagaCACTATTTATGATGATAAGgaatatgaaaatattattaaagaaGTTTATGATAAGGTCCTTAATGATTTTCACACCAATATTTCAAATACAAGAATTCCACAAGTTGGTATGGAATTCGAAAGTGAAGAAGCGGCATATAACTTTTACAATAATTATGCAAGGGCCCTCGGTTTTAGCATTAGAAGACAGACATGTCACAGGGATAGCAATGGGAATATTATTGATAGGACATTTTGTTGCTCATGTCAAGGTCAAAGAAGAAAAGATAAACGAGATGTGTGTGTCAAATCTCATCTCCCTGAAACAAGAACTGGTTGTTGTGCAGAAATGAAAATTAATGCTCGTGAGACGGGTAAATTGAAGGTCGTTGGTTTTATTGCTTCTCATAGTGGACATAACTTGGTTAGTCCGAATAAATCACACATATTGAGATCTCAAAGAAGCATTAATACCGGACAAGCATCACAAATATCTAATATCGACAAGTCAGGAATAGCACCAAAAGCAGGTTTGAGTTATATTGCTAGTCAAGTTGGTGGTCGTAAAAATGTCGGGTTTATTCTTGAGGATTATAGGAATTATTTGCGCTCACAAAGAACAATGGATATTCAAACAGGAGATACAGGAGGTGTACTTGAATATTTGCAGCAGATGCTATCGGAtgatccaaattttttttatgcgaTTCAAGTTGACAGTAATGATCTTATAACCAATATTTTCTGGGCAGATGGACAAATGATGGCTGACTATATGTATTTTGGAGATGTGGTTTGTTTTGATACAACAtataggaaaaataaaaaaggaagACCATTTGCACTATTTGTTGGTGTCAATCATCATAAGCAAACTATCATTTTTGGTGCAGCATTGTTATATGACGAAACTGCTGAAACTTTCATGTGGCTCTTTGATACATTTGCTAAGGCTATGAATGGAAAAACTCCCGTAACTATTCTCACCGATCAAGATGCAGCTATGGCAAAAGCTTTATTGGAAAAATGGCCTGAAACATACCATCGCTTGTGCATTTGGCACATATATCAAAATGCAGCTACTCATCTTAGTTCTGTTTTCTCAAAATTTAAAGAGTTTTCAAAAGATTTCAGTTCTTGCATATATGACTTTGAGGAGGAAAGGGACTTTTTAACAGCATGGTAAGAAATGTTGAATAAATATGATCTCCAAACTAATCCATGGCTCGAAAAGATGTTTAAAATTAAGGAAAAATGGGCTCTTGTATATGGAAGACAAACATTTTGTGCAGATATGACTACTACTCAGTGCAGCGAGAGTATGAATGGTGCTTTGAAAAAATATGTAAATTATAAGAATGATTTGTTACAGTTTTTTCAACATTTTCGGAGATTGGTTGATGATCGTCGCTATGAAGAGTTAAAAGCTTATTTGCAGACAAACCACAGTACACCAGTACTTTCCTTTTCGGTTGAAATTCTAAAGCATGCAGTGAGTGTTTACACGCATGAAACCTTTCAGTTATTTCAAAATGAGTTGAGCAAGGCGCATGATTCAAAGTTAGAAGTTGTTACTGAATCTGAAGTTATATCCCACTATAAGATCTCATCTTTTAGTAAACAGTATCAACACACTGTTACATATGATTTCTCTGATGATAAGATTTTTTGTAGTTGCAAAAAGTTTGAATTTGCAGGCTTATTATGTTCTCATGTCCTCAAAGTATTCACTTATAAAAATGTTGTGAGAATTTCTGAGATTTATATTAAGAAAAGGTggaccaaaatggcaaaaaaatGGATCGTTGGAACATCTTCACCACCTAATGATAAAATAGAAGAATCTTTGGATGAGATAAAGGAAGAAGGTGAAAAGGTAAAAATTGGGATGCGATACAAAGAACTATGTCGATTGCATCATCAACTTGTGACACGTGCTGCATTGACAGAAGAGACATATGAACTAACAAGAAGTGTTATTATTAAGGCGATTGAGGAGGTGGATATGAGTTTAGAAAATAGAGGAACACCAAAGCAAACTCCCAGTCTCAAAGTAagctctgaaaaaaaaaatattggagaGTGGTTGTAATGAAGTTGTAGTAAAAGGGTTAAAAATTAAACCAAATTCAAGAGCGAAATCTGGAAAACGGCCAAAATCTGCTTTGGaaagagcaaaaaaaaaaaaagagaaagtcAAATAGTAACAAAGACAAGACATCATTCATAAATGATACTGACATCAATATTGAACAGGTAAAATTCTTGTGGTGATATCTAGTCAGTAATCACAGttttatttcatgaaattaaatcatttaattGCATTTGTCTTGAAGTAACTTTTTTGTTTGAAATGACAGAGTTCTCAAATTCACTATTCCAGTTAGAGCATATCTGAAGTAGATTTGACACAACCATTTCAGGTGATTCATTCACTTACAAGTATCACCTTTGTAGATTATTAATTATCTTGCATATTTATATCTTATGATATGTATACATGCAGCGGCGAAATTATGGACTCTTTGATTTGAACGTTTCATCAACTGAAGGCCACGAAGAAGATATCAAAAACCAagatataaatcaatacttgccTGAAAAATAGAAGATGTCATGGATTAGAACACATCCGTAGTTGAtgtgttttatttattatattattagcataaatgatatttttaaaatgatatttTACATTTATCATGATATTTATGGATTCACTAAGTTagtatatatgttttaaaatattcaatGAGTGGACACGTGATATTCATGGATTTTATATCTTTGTTTTTTTCcatatatttgaattaattgtttttcatctaaataatttaattgattttattaagcataaaactaaaaaaaattaataaaaaaattaaaaaatcgaTATCCATAATCAAACGGATCTTCTAACATTTTAGTATAATTTTAAATTGTATTAGAAATTAGTTTTGTTAAAACTTTTTTCatcttaaattttaataaatctttaaatttttttattatgaataatatgaATATATAcgtgtatataaaataatttatttttattatatctaaatatttccataattaaatattttttattatattataattatttttctatatttgaatttaaatatcaatatttaattatttttttaatcaatttttaatattttcattatcaataatacatatatatatacacagacgtataaaaatataaatattaaaaaatagatATTATTACAATGTACTCAatatcatttaattattttaaataaaatttatttaaagtaaaacttttattatattttaatatttccataaatactagatatttttttattgtaataaAGGTAAGATGTGAAAGAGATATTAATTGATAAATCAATTAATAGATTGTATAGCATATTTATTTACCTAAATTAAAC comes from Henckelia pumila isolate YLH828 chromosome 4, ASM3356847v2, whole genome shotgun sequence and encodes:
- the LOC140862376 gene encoding protein FAR1-RELATED SEQUENCE 5-like produces the protein MDRDSIVKDNLTFRRLDFDQENNILDTIYDDKEYENIIKEVYDKVLNDFHTNISNTRIPQVGMEFESEEAAYNFYNNYARALGFSIRRQTCHRDSNGNIIDRTFCCSCQGQRRKDKRDVCVKSHLPETRTGCCAEMKINARETGKLKVVGFIASHSGHNLVSPNKSHILRSQRSINTGQASQISNIDKSGIAPKAGLSYIASQVGGRKNVGFILEDYRNYLRSQRTMDIQTGDTGGVLEYLQQMLSDDPNFFYAIQVDSNDLITNIFWADGQMMADYMYFGDVVCFDTTYRKNKKGRPFALFVGVNHHKQTIIFGAALLYDETAETFMWLFDTFAKAMNGKTPVTILTDQDAAMAKALLEKWPETYHRLCIWHIYQNAATHLSSVFSKFKEFSKDFSSCIYDFEEERDFLTAW
- the LOC140862378 gene encoding protein FAR1-RELATED SEQUENCE 9-like → MLNKYDLQTNPWLEKMFKIKEKWALVYGRQTFCADMTTTQCSESMNGALKKYVNYKNDLLQFFQHFRRLVDDRRYEELKAYLQTNHSTPVLSFSVEILKHAVSVYTHETFQLFQNELSKAHDSKLEVVTESEVISHYKISSFSKQYQHTVTYDFSDDKIFCSCKKFEFAGLLCSHVLKVFTYKNVVRISEIYIKKRWTKMAKKWIVGTSSPPNDKIEESLDEIKEEGEKVKIGMRYKELCRLHHQLVTRAALTEETYELTRSVIIKAIEEVDMSLENRGTPKQTPSLKSSQIHYSS